In Ignavibacteria bacterium, one genomic interval encodes:
- the rlmB gene encoding 23S rRNA (guanosine(2251)-2'-O)-methyltransferase RlmB — protein sequence MSLIVGRHPVLEALKSGKSIEKIFVLFGCKGGSLGEILKFAHDKHVKVVEINKQKFQEITKDLPAQGIAAFISDRKYFEIEDIISEAENKNQKPFILIFDNIQDPHNAGALIRTAECMGAHGIVVTKDNSASLNSTAAKASAGAIEHVKICKVTNLARSIDAMKEKGIWIIGTSSRAEKTIDQIDVDLPLALVLGREGEGMRRLTESKCDFLVKIPLYGKIDSLNVSVAGGILMNGIQNRRRKIF from the coding sequence ATGAGTTTAATTGTTGGTCGGCATCCTGTTCTTGAAGCGCTTAAGTCGGGAAAATCAATTGAGAAAATATTTGTCCTATTTGGCTGTAAAGGGGGGTCGTTAGGTGAGATACTTAAATTTGCTCACGATAAGCATGTAAAAGTTGTTGAAATTAACAAACAAAAATTTCAAGAGATAACAAAAGACCTGCCGGCTCAGGGAATAGCTGCATTCATTTCTGATAGAAAATATTTTGAGATTGAGGACATCATCAGCGAGGCGGAAAATAAAAACCAAAAACCATTCATTCTCATTTTTGACAATATTCAGGATCCTCATAATGCCGGAGCTTTAATCCGCACTGCTGAATGTATGGGCGCTCACGGAATAGTTGTTACAAAAGATAATTCGGCAAGCTTAAACAGCACAGCGGCAAAAGCATCTGCCGGCGCAATTGAGCACGTTAAAATTTGTAAGGTTACAAATCTCGCCCGCTCGATTGATGCGATGAAAGAAAAAGGAATATGGATAATTGGCACTTCATCGAGGGCAGAAAAAACAATTGATCAAATTGATGTAGACCTTCCGCTTGCTTTAGTTCTAGGCAGGGAAGGCGAAGGAATGCGGCGATTAACTGAATCGAAATGCGATTTCCTTGTCAAGATTCCTCTCTATGGTAAAATCGATTCATTGAATGTATCTGTTGCAGGGGGAATATTAATGAATGGGATACAAAATCGAAGAAGAAAAATTTTCTAA
- the lgt gene encoding prolipoprotein diacylglyceryl transferase: MCPQLFEIGPFTVYSYGLMLGIGFIVASYLLSIEFKRKKIHTDLATEITLLALIFGIIGAKMFHLFETWDTFIQDPIGEAFSAGGLTWYGGFILAVIAIWINSRRRNLPFFVIADSVSPALAIGYGIGRMGCHLAGDGDYGIPTTLPWGTDYSAGTYPPSLALKYLYPDGNVPEGILCHPTPVYEFILAVIIFLILWKIRKKNFPDGNLFMYFLILHGLSRFAVEFIRINPQLLFGLSEAQIISVILILIGITGIIFYKKKSDLKRFDPTTVKYTPKPKK, translated from the coding sequence ATGTGCCCACAACTTTTTGAAATTGGACCGTTTACAGTTTATAGCTATGGCTTGATGCTTGGAATCGGATTTATAGTTGCAAGCTATCTGCTATCAATTGAGTTCAAACGGAAGAAAATTCATACCGATTTAGCCACTGAGATAACATTACTTGCATTGATCTTCGGAATTATTGGAGCAAAAATGTTTCATTTATTCGAAACGTGGGATACCTTTATTCAAGATCCAATTGGCGAAGCTTTTTCGGCCGGCGGATTAACCTGGTATGGGGGATTTATTCTTGCGGTAATTGCAATTTGGATAAATTCACGCCGAAGAAATTTACCATTCTTTGTGATTGCTGACTCTGTTTCGCCTGCTTTAGCGATTGGTTACGGGATTGGACGTATGGGCTGTCATCTTGCCGGTGACGGGGATTATGGAATTCCAACAACTTTACCTTGGGGAACGGATTACTCTGCAGGTACATATCCTCCTTCATTAGCTTTGAAATATCTTTATCCCGATGGCAACGTTCCTGAAGGTATACTTTGTCATCCCACTCCGGTTTATGAGTTCATTCTTGCTGTAATCATTTTCTTAATTCTTTGGAAGATTAGAAAGAAAAATTTTCCGGATGGAAATTTATTCATGTACTTTCTGATTCTTCATGGGCTTTCACGTTTTGCTGTTGAATTTATTCGGATAAACCCGCAATTGCTATTTGGTCTATCTGAGGCACAAATTATTTCAGTGATATTAATTCTAATTGGAATAACAGGGATCATTTTCTACAAAAAAAAATCAGACTTAAAACGATTCGATCCAACGACCGTGAAATATACTCCGAAACCCAAAAAGTAA
- a CDS encoding histidine--tRNA ligase: MFKSIRGTKDIFQPEIFRWQRLESYIHQLMKHFNFTEIRTPVFEETSLFARGIGDETDIVGKEMYTFTDKSGASLTLKPEMTAAVVRTFIQHNLGEIRPVNKLYYIAPMFRQERPQAGRFRQFHQVGAEIFGTKSFIADGELIILADEMLRGLNVKNLELHLNSVGCPVCRSIYVEKLREYFSQFVDKLSEDSRTRLDKNPLRILDSKDEQDTLLKNDAPSILENLCDDCKSHFDGLKEFLTMNQIKFLLNPNLVRGLDYYTKTAFEFTSSDLGAQDAICGGGRYDLLVSQLGGKETPGIGWACGIERILLAAEKYEQSEETKLDCFVCTVKSDFKNSAFNIVTEIRRANIACEIDLLDRSLKAQMREANRQNAKFVIIVGEEMHGGNITLKNLSSGEQELIELKDVQKILKNKLASS, from the coding sequence ATGTTTAAATCTATTCGCGGTACAAAAGATATTTTCCAACCTGAAATTTTTCGTTGGCAGCGGCTTGAGTCTTACATTCACCAATTGATGAAGCATTTCAACTTTACGGAAATCCGAACCCCAGTTTTTGAAGAAACAAGTCTATTTGCGCGAGGTATTGGGGATGAAACAGACATTGTCGGAAAAGAGATGTATACTTTCACGGATAAAAGCGGAGCCAGCCTAACGTTAAAACCAGAAATGACTGCAGCAGTAGTGCGTACATTTATTCAGCACAATCTTGGTGAAATCCGTCCTGTAAATAAACTATATTATATCGCACCGATGTTTCGGCAGGAAAGACCTCAAGCAGGTCGTTTTAGACAATTTCATCAAGTAGGAGCAGAGATATTTGGTACAAAAAGTTTTATTGCTGATGGGGAGTTAATAATTCTTGCTGATGAAATGCTTCGCGGATTGAATGTCAAAAATTTAGAGTTGCATTTAAATAGTGTTGGATGTCCGGTATGCCGATCGATTTATGTAGAAAAATTAAGGGAATACTTCTCTCAATTCGTTGATAAACTTTCAGAAGACAGTAGAACGAGATTGGATAAAAACCCTCTTAGAATTCTTGATTCGAAAGATGAACAAGATACCCTACTGAAAAATGATGCGCCTTCGATACTTGAGAATTTGTGCGATGACTGTAAATCCCATTTCGATGGATTAAAAGAGTTTTTGACTATGAATCAAATTAAGTTTTTACTCAATCCTAATCTTGTCAGAGGCCTGGACTATTACACAAAAACAGCCTTTGAATTTACATCAAGCGATCTTGGTGCACAGGATGCAATTTGCGGAGGTGGTAGGTACGATCTTTTGGTTTCTCAACTTGGGGGGAAGGAAACACCAGGAATTGGATGGGCGTGCGGCATCGAAAGAATTTTATTAGCAGCTGAAAAATATGAACAATCTGAAGAAACAAAGTTAGATTGTTTCGTTTGCACAGTAAAAAGTGATTTTAAAAATTCGGCGTTCAATATTGTAACAGAAATTAGACGTGCAAATATCGCATGCGAAATAGATTTATTAGACCGCAGTCTTAAAGCTCAAATGAGAGAAGCCAATCGACAGAATGCCAAATTTGTTATAATTGTTGGCGAAGAAATGCATGGAGGAAATATAACGCTGAAGAATTTATCCAGCGGCGAGCAAGAACTTATTGAGTTAAAAGATGTGCAGAAAATTCTCAAAAATAAACTTGCCTCAAGCTAG